The Oncorhynchus mykiss isolate Arlee chromosome Y, USDA_OmykA_1.1, whole genome shotgun sequence genomic sequence ccactgtcaaacatggtggtggcagcatcatggtttgggcctgcttttcttcagcagggacagggaagatggttaaaattgatgggaagatggatggagccaaatacaggaccattctgaaagaaaacctgatggagtctgcaaaagacctgagactgggacggagatttgtcttccaacaagacaatgatccaaaacataaagcaaaatctacaatggaatggttcaaaaataaacatatccaggtgttagaatggccaagtcaaagtccagacctgaatccaatcgagaatctgtggaaagaactgaaaactgctgttcacaaatgctctccatccaacctcactgagctcgagctgttttgcaaggaggaatgggaaaaaaattcagtctctcgatgtgcaaaactgatagagacataccccaagcgacttacagctgtaatcgcagcaaaaggtggcgctacaaagtattaacttaagggggctgaataattttgcacgcccaatttttcagtttttgatttgttaaaaaagtttgaaatatccaataaatgtcgttccacttcatgattgtgtcccacttgttgttgattcttcacaaaaaaatacagttttatatctttatgtttgaagcctgaaatgtggcaaaaggtcgcaaagttcaagggggccgaatactttcgcaaggcactgtatttggtgtTTAAAACATGACAGGGTCAGAGCAGGGACTATTACGATTACTCTCAGAATTGTGGATTGTATTTTCCCTTGACATCCAATCTGATAATGCCCTCACTTTTCCTTGCCATCTattggtctttctctctctcacccctctgggtcaaaggagggaagagagagagaggagagaggagagaggagagagtgaaagattATGTACTAAGCTGCCCTGTCTTTTATAGAAGTGTGTCTCTTATAGAAGTGTGTCTCTTATAGAAGTGCAATTCACTGTAAAAATAGCAGCCCCCGTCATCATCAGTCTGTAGCTGGTGAACTGTACAATGAGGACCTCTCTCAGCAATTGAAAGCCTACCATCACAGTGTGTTTCAGAGTGTCTTTCTTCTTCTTGTCTTTCTTCATTTCATGTGGCTTCTCTTTCCTGCCTAAAGTCAACAATTCTCCACATACACCCAGAATCACTGGCTTCACCTTTACCTTCACCTTCACCTTTACGTTGTTGATAGTTGGTACTGAGCCATTAGTTTCTTAGGCATGTAACGCACTTCACAGGTCAATAGGATAGGAATGGATTGCTGTCAATAGGACAGGATTGAGATGCGGCCTGGTCTGGGTATAGGCTTGTTTCTCTATTGATCGGACAATGTGGGACGTGTCTTAATAGCTTTTTAGTGATTGGGAGCATTTCAGCAGGGCTCTGGTTGACTGGCGCAGCAGGGCTCTGGTTGACTGGCGCAGCAGGGCTCTGGTTGACTGGCGCAGCAGGGCTCTGGTTGACTGTCGATGGGTTTCTTTGATGGTTTTGTCTTCTTCTTATTTGACATGTTTAATGGAGGCAATTCAAATGTGGATGCCTTGAATCGTCAGTAGTGAAGGGCATTGCACCAAAACTGAATTAGCTGAGGCGACACATTTTTGCTTTAGCCCAACACTAATAAATGTGATATGTTctactatctctgtctctgtctctgtctctctgtgtctgtgtgtctgtgtgtctctgtctctgtgtgtgtcctctacctatgtgtgtgtctttgtggttgaTAAGGTGTGGAAGACAAGTCACTTTTGGATCCCGCTCCTGTTAGGTTTTGATTCACTGCTTTGATTCACGGCTGGGCTGAGGTTTAAAAGTTGCAGGTGGGGCAAGAGGGAGATAGGAAGGAAGGGAGGTAGCTGGACGGGACTGCATAGCATCATGGGTCTCCAGAGACTCATGCtcatttctttctctttctccttcattctctctcgctctcgctctctctctctctctttcgctttctctGTCTCCAGATGCTTGAGCCCAAAGTGGACACCCCTCCATGTGAACTGGGAGTAGGCCTATCCCTGCCACGGGGCTCCGAAGAGGACCTCCTTTACCCCTACCCTTCTAGCCCCTCACTGCCCCTGACTCTGGGCAGCCCACAACCCTCTGAGCCCCTCACGCCCCTGGAGGAGGTCTGTACCCCGCTGGGTGACGAAGAGGAGCACAAGGTGCCCCCCACCCCGCCCCCATCCACCGAGGGAGAAGACTGCAAGAGCATGGAGGGCACCGAGCCCGAGAtctggagggatagagaggaggaggtggaggaggaggaggaggagaggaagggtgaggaggaaggagagatagaggagggtggGGAAAGAGAGGCAATTCCCTCAGCGACGGATGACGAGGTCCCGTCAGACCCCCCCGACACCAacgcccccccctcctcctcctcctcctccttcatcatTCCCGAACTCCGCCTAGACCGCTCCTTCAGCGCCGATGCTCTCTCCTCGCCCAACACCGACGAAGAGTACGACgaggatgatgaagatgatgaagaagaagatgatgatgatgattatgatgaagAAGATGACAGCGATGATGCCTACCCAGAGCGCCGCGACAGTAAGCGCCGCAGTATGGTGGAGGGTTCTGCCTGCGAGAAGCATGGCGGCCGGCTGAGCGTCCAGAACTCACTGCGGCGCCGCACGCATAGCGAGGGCAGTCTGCTACAGGACCCACGCTCTACCTGCTTCACCTCAGACAACACCATCAATTGCCTGGACGCGAGCCACGGACACAAGGGGGGCTGGTCGCTGCCCTCGCCCAAGACCCTGAAGAAGGAGCTGACCAAGAACGGAGGCTCCATGCACCAGCTCTGCATGCTTTTCTCTGGCAGGAAGGTCAGTACAGAACcatgctcatacacacacacataaacacatacaccaacacacgcacacacacacacattcaaatgcatgcatagacacacacatacagactcacacacacataaacacacagatgCGCACACGTTTTAAAGTCTTGGGTCGATATAACACTGATCAAGTATTCACTGTAAATAGTTTTATCATGAGTCTTTTTGTATGTTCTGTGATACCATGTATGGCTTAGTTTGTCATACGATGGGTTTATAGGGAAGACTACCTGTTTCCATTTTAGAGATTGGGCGCCACCCAGTGGTGAAAATGAGAACTTCAACTATAGAAAATCTCATTATAGTTGAGTTTGCAGTATTCAACTTTGTCCACTAGAGGGCATGCAGTGTCTGGTTCTCATATTCAATAAAAGCACAGGAGCATAACCTCATCACAACAATAATACACAAGCTGTATTATTCCATGTGACAGCCCTAATGTTTTTTTGGTTTTACAATCCTTGTGGGGatcagaagtcctcacaagaatattaaaacaaggaaaattcagaCAGTCCCCataaggaaaaaggctattttaggtcaaggggttaggtttagggttacaattagggttaggggttacaattaaggttaggggttagcgTTAGGGTTCGGATTAAAGCGCAGACATACCAGTACGATTGGCAAACATTTGCCTGCCGACGGACAGTACTTAGTGCCTCTGAACAGAGTGTTGGCAGTCAATATCTTATGATGTAGATTCcaggttggctagctagctaatgtttaaaaaaaaataatctttagggggtggatcagctttagtATTGCGGAAATTTTGAAGCTTCcaccaatgtaattgtctgcatcatttccaatcccccaaaTATTTTtggagtaaatatatatatttatatacatacatacacatacccacatatatatatacaaatacatatacacacatataaatatatatatatacatacacatatatacatacatacaccgttgaagtgggaagtttacatacaccttagccaaatacatttaaactcagtttttcactattcctgacctttaatcctagtcaaaattccctgtcttaggtcagttaggatcatcactttatttaacAGTGCATGTGAGCGATATAGAGAAAGACCTCTAGTGGAAGCTTTAGCTACCAGTCCGATAGGGAGCCTTAAATGGTGTTGTGTTCTCTGcatggatggaaggagggagggaggaatgtagCTACTGTAGTGGGCTTAGCCTATTGGTCTTGGACGATTCTGGGGGTAATTTAACTACTTATTGGCATCATCGACCCAGCTCTACAGCTGTGTTTCCATTATTTAAAAGGACGTCAGCCCCTCACATTAAATCATGTCATCTCTAGGTTAGGGATCtaggttgcgtgtgtgtgtgtgtgtgtgtgtgtgtgtgtgtgtgtgtgtgtgtgtgtgtttctccattcACCTCTGACCCACATGGTTTTACAGGCCTATTGAAGGCAGGTTGACATCCATACATGAAAAATGCTGAACACATGCACTGTATTTACTCTCTGACACTTCCAGGGCCAAGTGGCACCCAACTCCGCTTCACATCCAGTAAGGCACTGTTTTTTAATGTGCTGCTGCTGCCCTCATAAGTCTAGCCAgggactctgtcaatcacagagCTTTCAACCCTGCACATCCATGCACATAATATTGTTCACCTTACTacatttttttcaataatatgaatatgAACAAATTATGAATTTCAAGTGTGATGTAAAGCTTCTGTCCacctgtccttccttccttccttccttccttccttccttccttccttccttccttccttccttgattacatttacatgtacatttaagtaatttagtatagactcttatccagagcgagtcCATTCACCAATAAGATAGCTAGGTGGTTGCTCCATaggcaagcaccatggtcttgtagagGATATgtttcgactggaagccagtttagtgtgtggaggagcggggtgacatgggagaatatgggaaggttgaaaaccaggcgggctgcagtgttctggataagttgcaggggtttgatggcacaagcggggagccaacagcgagttgcagtagtccagacgggagatgacaagtgcctggattaggacctgcatcgcttcctgtgtgagatagggtcgtactctacagatgttgaagagcatgcacgaCAGGGTGGTGTCTGGGATCACggcaaggttctttgcactctgggagggtgaCACTATGGAGTTTTCAACTGTGAAGGAGAGGTCTTTGAACtggcaggccttccccgggaggaagagcagcccTGTCTTTTCCAGGCTGAGCTTGAGGTGTTGAGCCGACTTCCATggtgagatatctgccaggcacgcagagatgagtgtcgccacctgggtgtcagaaggggggaaagagaaaagtatttgagtgtcatccgcatagcaatgataggagagaccatgtgaggatatgacagagctgaGTGAGTTGgtctatagagagaagaggagagggcctagaaccgaggcCTGGGGGACACCAATAGTGAGAGTATGGGGTGTAGATCTTCTCCACGTCACCTGGAAAGAGCGGCCTGCCaagtaggatgcaatccaagagtgtgcagagcctgacacccagccctgagaggaggATCAGATGTTCACTGTGTTGaaggcagcggatagatctaggaggatgagaacagaggagagacagtcagctttggcagtgtggagagcctccgtgacacagagaaCAGCAGTCTCGGTTGActgacccgtcttgaagcctgactggttagggtcaagaagatcattTTGAGAGCGTGAAAATGAGAGAGTTGATCAGAGATAGCACACTCAAGTCTTCCGGAGAGAAAAGAAAGCAGGGATACAGGTCTAACGTTTTTAAAGTCAGATGAGtgaagtgttggtttcttgaggagagAATCCACtctggccattttgaagtcagaagCGATGTAGCCAGCGgacagggatgagttgatgagggaagtgaggaatgagAGGAGGTCTCCAGAGATCGtcgggagaaagggaggaggggatggggttgaGCGGGCAGACCTCACTAGATGTAagatttcatctggagagagaggggagaaagaggttaAGGCACAGGGTAGTTCattctgtgtgagtgggaccagtggactcaataggctgagtgaatgaggagcggaTGTTTTCAATCTTCTATACAAAGACGTCAACAACTTTTGGGAAGGGGGTGGATGATTTAGGGAGGAGAATGTGGaaaagagtttcctagggttagaagCTTGAAATTTAGAGTGATAGAAAGTGGCTTTGGCAacggatacagaggaagagaaaatagagaggagggagtgaaagtATGATACAGATGGCAGTAGGTCACAGTGTGTGAATGGCCCCTACAGTATTACCACATAGCCCATCTGGGTTAAAAACTATTCTCTACATTGGTTTACACCATAGGGAAGTATACCCTGCAGTATCCAACATAGCCCCATGCCTTGTCtctgtgtacagtcgtggccaaaagttttgagaatgacacaaatatacatttttacaa encodes the following:
- the LOC110509811 gene encoding regulator of G-protein signaling 3 isoform X4, with amino-acid sequence MLEPKVDTPPCELGVGLSLPRGSEEDLLYPYPSSPSLPLTLGSPQPSEPLTPLEEVCTPLGDEEEHKVPPTPPPSTEGEDCKSMEGTEPEIWRDREEEVEEEEEERKGEEEGEIEEGGEREAIPSATDDEVPSDPPDTNAPPSSSSSSFIIPELRLDRSFSADALSSPNTDEEYDEDDEDDEEEDDDDDYDEEDDSDDAYPERRDSKRRSMVEGSACEKHGGRLSVQNSLRRRTHSEGSLLQDPRSTCFTSDNTINCLDASHGHKGGWSLPSPKTLKKELTKNGGSMHQLCMLFSGRKLSAGSPCSCEVGPKGSKKKKSKNLAKDMKNRLAFLRRRNESPGSNPPGKFDKSLKSSVKPTPEEALKWGESLDKLLAHKYGLAAFRAFLRTEFSEENLEFWLACEDYKKIKSQSKIASKAKKVFAEYIAIQSCKEVNLDSYTREHTKDNLQNVTRSCFDLAQRRIYGLMEKDSYPRFLRSELYMDLVNQKKASTTSTSSSS